The Leptospira bouyouniensis genome contains a region encoding:
- a CDS encoding iron-sulfur cluster assembly scaffold protein — MANWEKPNEPVFEVVGLNPLCGDEVKLYYKIGEGKTIQIVSVAGESCSICSASLGFLFKNQTKFVIDLFASYSSERKKFLEGSETSLFGNLEEISFLNIVKAHPSRHRCALLPWQTLQKIIEVKK; from the coding sequence TTGGCGAATTGGGAAAAACCAAATGAACCTGTGTTTGAAGTTGTGGGACTCAACCCACTCTGCGGGGATGAAGTAAAATTATACTACAAAATCGGCGAAGGCAAAACAATTCAGATTGTTTCTGTTGCTGGTGAATCATGTTCTATTTGTTCCGCATCGCTTGGATTCTTATTTAAAAATCAAACTAAATTTGTAATCGATTTGTTTGCTTCCTATTCATCGGAACGAAAAAAATTCTTAGAGGGAAGTGAAACTTCCTTGTTTGGAAATTTAGAAGAGATATCCTTTTTAAATATAGTGAAGGCTCATCCAAGTCGTCATCGTTGTGCTCTTTTGCCTTGGCAAACCTTACAAAAAATCATCGAGGTGAAAAAATGA
- the gshA gene encoding glutamate--cysteine ligase — protein MKGKLLKSKSKNSTVVLFAKEYKDCLLSAKHGLERESVRISEKVFLSQEPHPKALGSSLTHPLIKTDFAEAQIEYATNIHKTIPDALTELTELHAFTAKILEKEFLWPFSMPPALPSENKIEVGQYGTSKEGRKKTIYRNGLGHRYGKKMQTISGVHYNISFDSCMLSVVSEKRFQKPLSKETKSQIYFDTIRNFYRISPTLLYLFGSSSVTDVTFFDTKFKNKNFQKLDSKTLNAPYSTTLRLSNVGYTSKVQGKFPISVNSLQEYASDMCHVVSKTYSPYKQFNTKPTNQLNDYILQLENEYYSLVRPKQVPKGDERVVDALMDRGVEYLEIRLLDLDPFSAIGVEETRLYFLHMVLLYCMLNESPKSDLLEMQQWRKNQESTTWFGRKPDTKVYLFGKEIYLRDMVYQLFVELQPIADLLDENDANGPFSRALEAQWEKWDDPSLLGATMSELDLTINKASFREFGLALARSHKEELLKVNLSTNRIKYYEDLSEQSFYEQKKMETLEGSHLKKNQKPIQINPLKLCSEV, from the coding sequence ATGAAAGGAAAATTGTTAAAATCGAAATCAAAAAATTCGACAGTTGTTTTATTTGCCAAAGAATATAAGGACTGTCTTCTGAGCGCCAAACACGGTTTAGAAAGAGAAAGTGTTCGGATTAGTGAAAAAGTTTTTTTATCACAAGAACCTCACCCCAAAGCATTAGGGTCCAGTTTGACTCACCCTTTGATCAAAACTGATTTTGCTGAGGCACAAATTGAGTACGCAACAAATATCCATAAAACGATTCCTGATGCATTGACGGAACTGACAGAGCTTCATGCCTTTACTGCAAAAATTTTAGAAAAAGAATTTTTGTGGCCATTTAGTATGCCTCCAGCTTTACCCTCGGAAAACAAAATTGAAGTAGGTCAATATGGCACATCCAAAGAAGGGAGAAAAAAAACAATCTACCGAAATGGTTTAGGCCATCGGTATGGAAAAAAAATGCAAACCATCTCCGGTGTACATTACAATATATCATTTGATTCTTGTATGTTATCGGTTGTTTCAGAAAAAAGATTTCAAAAACCACTTTCCAAAGAAACTAAATCTCAAATTTATTTTGATACGATCCGTAATTTTTATCGAATATCTCCCACATTATTGTATCTATTTGGCTCTTCTAGCGTAACGGATGTTACTTTTTTTGATACAAAATTCAAAAACAAAAACTTTCAAAAATTAGATTCTAAAACCTTGAATGCACCGTATTCGACCACATTGAGATTATCAAACGTTGGTTATACGAGTAAGGTGCAAGGTAAATTTCCAATTTCAGTCAATTCCTTGCAGGAATACGCTTCTGATATGTGTCATGTGGTTTCGAAAACATACTCTCCTTATAAACAATTCAACACTAAACCTACCAATCAATTGAATGATTATATTTTACAATTAGAAAATGAATACTATTCACTCGTAAGACCAAAACAAGTTCCGAAAGGAGATGAAAGGGTAGTCGATGCTTTAATGGATCGAGGTGTAGAATATTTGGAAATCAGACTTCTTGATTTGGATCCGTTTTCGGCAATAGGAGTGGAAGAAACTAGACTATATTTTCTCCATATGGTACTTTTATATTGTATGTTGAATGAATCACCTAAATCTGATTTGCTGGAGATGCAACAATGGAGGAAAAACCAAGAAAGTACAACTTGGTTTGGAAGAAAACCGGATACAAAGGTTTATTTATTTGGGAAGGAAATTTACCTACGAGATATGGTGTATCAACTATTTGTGGAATTACAGCCAATCGCGGATTTGTTGGATGAAAATGATGCTAACGGACCGTTTAGTCGTGCTTTAGAAGCCCAATGGGAAAAATGGGATGATCCATCTCTACTTGGTGCAACAATGTCTGAATTAGATTTAACAATTAACAAAGCTAGTTTTCGAGAATTTGGTTTGGCACTTGCTCGCTCTCATAAGGAAGAACTTTTGAAAGTGAATTTATCTACAAATCGAATTAAATATTATGAGGATTTGAGCGAACAATCTTTTTATGAACAAAAGAAGATGGAAACTTTGGAAGGAAGCCATCTTAAAAAAAATCAAAAACCCATTCAAATTAATCCTCTAAAACTTTGTAGTGAGGTTTGA
- a CDS encoding BolA/IbaG family iron-sulfur metabolism protein, whose amino-acid sequence MTIPEIQKKIEEGLPGSKVEILDPYRDGVHIKAVVTYNGFVGKGLIEQHRMVYATLKEELKEEIHALALETRSE is encoded by the coding sequence ATGACCATACCAGAAATCCAAAAAAAAATCGAAGAAGGTTTGCCTGGTTCTAAAGTGGAGATCTTAGATCCTTACCGTGACGGTGTGCACATCAAAGCTGTTGTGACGTATAATGGATTTGTTGGCAAAGGTTTGATCGAACAACACCGAATGGTTTATGCAACTTTAAAAGAAGAATTAAAAGAAGAAATCCATGCATTGGCATTGGAAACTAGGAGTGAATGA
- a CDS encoding metal-sulfur cluster assembly factor codes for MIREPETEKEWEVFHSIRSVEDPEIGISLVELGLIYDVKVEGEKAEVTMTYTSLACPAGPQMKQDIENHALRVDGISEVIVHVVWNPKWEPRQMASEEAKMQMGIFD; via the coding sequence ATGATCCGAGAACCTGAAACAGAAAAGGAATGGGAAGTATTTCATAGCATCCGTTCGGTTGAAGATCCAGAAATTGGAATCTCACTTGTCGAACTTGGTTTGATTTACGATGTAAAAGTGGAAGGGGAAAAAGCTGAAGTCACAATGACTTATACTTCACTTGCATGTCCGGCTGGTCCTCAAATGAAACAAGACATTGAAAACCACGCGTTACGTGTGGATGGCATTTCAGAAGTCATAGTGCATGTAGTGTGGAATCCTAAGTGGGAACCAAGGCAGATGGCAAGTGAAGAAGCAAAAATGCAAATGGGTATTTTCGATTGA
- a CDS encoding glutathione S-transferase family protein, with amino-acid sequence MTKPTLISFKLCPYVQRSVINLLEKKVDYEIKYIDLANKPDWFLKISPFGRVPVLVVGEEVLFESAVINEYLDETNLPSLHPKDPLAKAKHRAWAEFASALLVDQYGWTMAKEEVDVTKKKQEILSKFKILESILPEPKNDKLFFDGNTMHLVDTAYAPFFMRMEFLKSKGSQFDLVSGFPKLKIWSETLLSLPSVKNSVLPEVPKEYIEFIKAHNSWMGGKL; translated from the coding sequence TGTACAACGCTCCGTAATCAACCTTTTGGAGAAAAAAGTCGATTACGAAATCAAATATATTGATTTGGCAAACAAACCTGATTGGTTTTTGAAAATTTCTCCATTCGGAAGGGTGCCTGTACTTGTTGTCGGTGAAGAAGTTTTGTTTGAATCGGCTGTCATCAATGAATACCTAGACGAAACAAACCTACCTTCTCTTCATCCAAAAGATCCATTGGCAAAAGCAAAACATAGAGCATGGGCAGAATTTGCCAGTGCTTTGTTAGTTGACCAATACGGTTGGACGATGGCAAAAGAAGAAGTTGATGTAACCAAAAAAAAGCAAGAGATCCTTTCCAAATTCAAAATTCTCGAATCGATTCTCCCTGAACCAAAAAATGATAAGTTGTTTTTTGATGGGAATACGATGCATCTAGTTGATACAGCCTATGCTCCTTTTTTTATGAGAATGGAATTCCTAAAGTCGAAAGGGTCGCAATTTGATTTGGTGAGTGGATTTCCAAAGCTAAAAATCTGGAGCGAAACATTACTTTCTTTACCTTCAGTAAAGAATTCTGTTTTACCAGAAGTGCCTAAAGAATACATTGAATTTATCAAAGCCCACAATTCATGGATGGGAGGAAAATTATAG
- the ggt gene encoding gamma-glutamyltransferase → MLNLLILGWVGTCETIQSVLETKKESQLSDTSIPQIQGAKEKRDRYELVGREFMIATDHPLASQAGVEVWKQGGNVVDVFTAASFAISVLRPQSTGLFGGGFAIVYLPKKGKWAYDFRERSPKKGTALFYLKQDGSPDSEKIVKGPYSVGVPGNVQGLIKIQKNHGKLPLSDIIAPAMRYAKNGFAVYADLASAITKVWPNMNPPMQKVFGIDNRPIREGELLVQDDLFFTLKRILENEEREWIDGETTKLVSKYYNDFDGFINEDDWKSYQVKQTEPLVNSVWGYQILTMPPPSSGVHLITLMKLVEEMGKSKSFPKGLVGEYIQITEAMRVAYRDRALLGGDPVFTEVPVGKLNSQTYIQDEMHEIEKKVVSGNWKEREKPSLPKDSYNTTHISVMDKEGNAVSSTQSINGIFGSVQMVEGTGLVLNNTMDDFSIAPGIPNLYGLVGSKANEIAPGKTPLSSMSPTILLENNGQTKLVIGAPGGSQIPTTIFNTLYHYLFQKRNLYESVSFPRVHHQYMPDILFLDPELKGYFPETDLPFYQVQYSRHRAKVFVVSKEGEKLIGVSDPKGEGVPLGF, encoded by the coding sequence ATTTTGAACCTACTGATCCTTGGATGGGTGGGAACATGTGAAACCATTCAATCCGTTTTAGAAACAAAAAAAGAATCACAACTAAGTGACACTTCCATCCCACAAATCCAAGGTGCAAAGGAAAAACGGGATCGTTACGAACTTGTAGGTCGGGAGTTTATGATTGCCACAGACCATCCTCTTGCTTCCCAAGCAGGTGTGGAAGTATGGAAACAAGGTGGGAATGTAGTAGATGTTTTTACTGCCGCAAGTTTTGCGATTTCTGTCTTAAGGCCTCAATCCACTGGATTATTTGGAGGTGGATTCGCGATTGTTTACCTACCCAAAAAAGGAAAGTGGGCTTATGATTTTAGGGAACGATCACCTAAAAAAGGAACGGCCCTCTTTTATTTAAAACAAGATGGATCTCCCGATTCCGAAAAAATTGTGAAAGGCCCTTATAGTGTTGGAGTACCTGGGAATGTACAAGGGTTGATTAAAATCCAAAAGAACCATGGTAAATTACCTCTTTCTGATATTATAGCACCAGCGATGCGTTATGCGAAAAATGGTTTTGCAGTATATGCTGATTTGGCAAGTGCGATCACAAAAGTTTGGCCGAATATGAATCCCCCCATGCAAAAGGTATTTGGGATAGACAACAGGCCAATTCGAGAAGGGGAACTCCTAGTCCAAGATGATTTGTTTTTTACCTTAAAACGAATTTTAGAGAATGAGGAAAGGGAATGGATTGATGGTGAAACAACCAAACTTGTTTCCAAATATTACAATGATTTTGATGGATTTATCAATGAAGATGATTGGAAATCCTACCAAGTAAAACAAACGGAGCCACTTGTTAATTCCGTTTGGGGGTATCAAATATTGACAATGCCTCCTCCAAGTTCTGGTGTTCATTTGATCACACTAATGAAATTGGTGGAAGAGATGGGTAAATCGAAATCCTTTCCCAAAGGTTTGGTTGGTGAATACATTCAAATAACGGAAGCTATGCGAGTGGCTTATCGAGATAGAGCTCTACTTGGAGGTGATCCAGTGTTTACTGAGGTTCCAGTTGGCAAATTGAACTCACAAACATACATCCAAGATGAAATGCACGAAATAGAAAAAAAAGTAGTCTCCGGCAATTGGAAAGAGAGAGAAAAACCTTCCTTGCCAAAAGATTCCTATAACACCACACATATCTCAGTGATGGATAAAGAAGGCAATGCTGTTTCATCAACCCAATCAATCAATGGGATTTTTGGTTCTGTACAAATGGTGGAAGGGACAGGGCTTGTTTTAAATAATACAATGGATGATTTTTCGATTGCACCTGGAATTCCCAATTTGTATGGACTTGTGGGTTCCAAAGCAAATGAAATTGCACCCGGAAAAACACCTCTTTCGAGTATGAGTCCCACCATCTTGTTAGAAAATAACGGACAAACTAAATTAGTCATTGGTGCTCCTGGTGGGTCCCAAATTCCAACGACAATTTTTAACACATTGTACCATTATTTATTTCAAAAACGAAACTTATATGAAAGTGTTTCGTTCCCAAGGGTTCACCATCAATACATGCCTGATATATTATTTTTAGATCCGGAACTAAAAGGATATTTTCCTGAAACAGATCTACCATTTTACCAAGTCCAATATAGTAGGCACAGAGCAAAAGTTTTTGTTGTGTCAAAGGAAGGAGAGAAACTCATCGGAGTGTCCGACCCGAAAGGGGAAGGTGTGCCCTTAGGTTTTTAA
- a CDS encoding Rieske (2Fe-2S) protein, giving the protein MAFKKLISVHEIEEGKLSVIKTRHFSVVVTKWENNYYAFEDSCTHDGEEISCGKLEGCVITCPRHFAKFDIRNGSVLALPATEPLTIFPTKVNGEDLEVDLESV; this is encoded by the coding sequence ATGGCATTTAAGAAGTTAATATCTGTACATGAAATTGAAGAAGGGAAACTTTCTGTTATTAAAACACGTCATTTTTCTGTTGTTGTTACAAAATGGGAAAACAATTATTATGCTTTCGAAGATTCATGTACCCATGATGGCGAAGAAATTTCCTGTGGAAAATTAGAAGGTTGTGTGATCACGTGTCCTCGTCATTTCGCAAAATTTGACATTCGAAATGGAAGTGTTCTCGCTCTTCCAGCGACCGAACCTTTGACGATTTTTCCTACCAAGGTTAACGGTGAAGATTTGGAAGTGGATTTGGAGTCTGTATGA
- a CDS encoding glutathione S-transferase N-terminal domain-containing protein codes for MIRLYQYDSCPYCYRVRQSIQALGLKEGKDYELVEARNGTKGREEVIRLGGISQVPFLVDGEIKMYESLDIIDYIQNKFSKT; via the coding sequence ATGATTCGTCTCTACCAATATGATTCTTGTCCGTATTGTTACCGAGTTAGGCAATCAATACAGGCGCTTGGCCTCAAAGAAGGTAAGGATTATGAATTGGTAGAGGCAAGGAATGGAACAAAAGGAAGGGAAGAAGTGATCCGACTTGGTGGGATCTCACAAGTCCCTTTCCTTGTCGATGGTGAAATCAAAATGTATGAGTCATTGGATATCATTGATTATATCCAAAACAAATTTTCAAAAACCTAA
- the gshAB gene encoding bifunctional glutamate--cysteine ligase GshA/glutathione synthetase GshB → MSQPKPLLPGWEDLEISTQIIIRDAISRGIEVEVIDRKENFLRLKKGNHTEFVKEASKTRLDSLMTYLVMENKIASKLVLKEHGIRVPVGRDYAKIEDAIADYTFFQNRKKVIKPVTTNFGIGIGISNPSDPLEKFSHFVKESFSFSSSIIIEEFIEGPEYRFLVLGDEVVAVCNRVPANVIGNGVHSIKELVLEKNKDPRRGEGHITSLEKIQMSEVERMVLSDQGLDFDSIPKKGEQVFLRKNSNISTGGDSIDVTDMVHPDFKTIAIQAAKAAGAVICGIDIISSAITETPNPEFYAILEINFNPVLYIHEFPYSGKPRAVGDTILNLLGF, encoded by the coding sequence ATGTCGCAACCCAAACCTCTGTTACCTGGATGGGAAGATTTAGAAATTTCAACCCAGATTATCATACGTGATGCGATTTCTCGTGGGATTGAAGTTGAAGTCATCGATCGAAAAGAAAATTTCCTGAGATTAAAAAAGGGGAATCATACAGAATTTGTAAAGGAGGCAAGTAAAACAAGACTCGATAGTCTTATGACATACCTTGTCATGGAAAACAAAATTGCCTCAAAACTCGTTTTGAAAGAACATGGGATACGAGTCCCAGTTGGAAGAGATTACGCAAAAATCGAAGATGCAATTGCCGATTATACCTTTTTTCAGAATCGAAAAAAAGTGATCAAACCTGTTACAACCAATTTTGGTATTGGAATCGGAATTTCTAATCCATCTGATCCTTTAGAAAAATTTTCCCATTTTGTCAAAGAGTCTTTTTCATTTTCAAGTTCTATCATCATCGAAGAGTTTATCGAGGGTCCTGAATATCGTTTTTTAGTATTAGGTGACGAAGTAGTAGCAGTTTGTAACAGAGTGCCAGCCAATGTAATTGGAAATGGTGTTCATTCTATAAAAGAGTTGGTTTTAGAGAAAAACAAAGACCCAAGGAGAGGTGAAGGCCATATCACATCACTTGAAAAAATACAAATGTCGGAAGTTGAAAGAATGGTTTTATCAGACCAAGGGTTAGATTTTGATTCCATTCCTAAGAAAGGCGAACAAGTTTTTCTTCGTAAAAATTCTAATATTTCGACTGGTGGTGATTCAATCGATGTGACTGATATGGTTCATCCGGATTTTAAAACTATTGCTATCCAAGCAGCAAAGGCAGCAGGGGCAGTGATTTGTGGGATAGATATTATCTCAAGTGCGATTACAGAAACGCCAAATCCCGAGTTTTATGCAATTCTCGAAATTAATTTTAATCCAGTTTTGTACATTCATGAGTTTCCCTATTCAGGCAAACCAAGGGCAGTGGGAGATACGATTTTGAATTTATTAGGTTTTTGA
- the sufC gene encoding Fe-S cluster assembly ATPase SufC, producing MSAILEIQALHASVGDKQILRGVNLSIGAGEVHAIMGPNGSGKSTLSNVILGHPKYTITSGDILFRGESILKLSTDERARLGIFLSFQYPTALPGVTIGNFLKSILKAHRGKDIPVKEFKQELKTAMDLLEVPQSFIGRYVNDGFSGGEKKRAEILQMSLLKPVLSILDETDSGLDIDALRIVSEGINSNRNPERSILLITHYQRMLNYIVPDFVHVFADGRILETGGKDLSLKLEEVGYDWILEREGVK from the coding sequence TTGTCCGCAATTCTCGAAATTCAAGCTCTCCATGCCAGTGTCGGAGACAAACAAATCCTCCGAGGGGTAAACTTATCAATCGGAGCTGGGGAAGTCCATGCCATCATGGGGCCAAATGGATCTGGAAAAAGTACCTTATCCAATGTCATTCTAGGCCATCCCAAATACACGATTACATCGGGAGACATCCTTTTTCGGGGAGAATCTATTTTAAAACTCTCGACTGATGAAAGGGCAAGGCTTGGCATTTTTTTATCCTTCCAATACCCTACAGCACTCCCTGGGGTTACCATTGGTAATTTTCTAAAGTCCATCTTAAAAGCGCACCGGGGAAAAGACATTCCGGTAAAAGAATTCAAACAAGAATTAAAAACAGCTATGGACCTTTTAGAGGTACCTCAATCATTTATTGGTCGTTATGTGAATGATGGGTTTTCTGGTGGTGAGAAAAAACGCGCGGAAATTTTACAGATGAGTTTGTTAAAACCAGTTTTGTCGATTTTGGATGAAACGGATTCGGGTCTTGACATCGATGCTCTTCGGATTGTTTCAGAAGGGATCAATTCCAATCGAAATCCAGAAAGATCCATTTTACTCATCACACATTACCAACGTATGTTAAACTACATTGTTCCTGATTTTGTACATGTGTTTGCTGATGGTAGGATCTTAGAGACAGGTGGTAAAGACTTATCTTTGAAATTAGAAGAAGTAGGATACGACTGGATTTTGGAGAGAGAAGGGGTTAAATGA
- the grxD gene encoding Grx4 family monothiol glutaredoxin, with protein MEQELKVKIESLIKSEKVFLFMKGTPEMPQCGFSAGVVSTLKQQGISFGSFNVLSDMKIREGIKEYTNWPTIPQLYINGEFVGGHDITVQMAQSGELKKKVG; from the coding sequence ATGGAACAAGAATTAAAAGTCAAAATTGAATCGTTAATCAAATCTGAAAAAGTTTTCCTTTTTATGAAAGGTACACCGGAGATGCCACAATGTGGATTTTCAGCTGGAGTTGTCTCTACTCTCAAACAACAAGGAATCAGTTTTGGTTCTTTCAATGTTCTTTCTGATATGAAGATCCGTGAAGGAATCAAAGAATATACCAACTGGCCAACCATTCCGCAACTTTATATCAATGGAGAATTCGTTGGTGGCCATGACATCACAGTGCAAATGGCTCAATCGGGCGAACTTAAGAAAAAAGTAGGATAA
- a CDS encoding SufD family Fe-S cluster assembly protein: MNSLLIKNQFVLNQEKRKEFCSSFLGSWNDMTLPTEKDETYRKFPISSIDWKELGFDPFQKNSILDSNQKNSSPDLLPSQKIDEILTLVKNHLAKDFFNYVSLLNSKEIEFLICEDGLTEVDRKLVGDAVRSLVRIFYIPSGKTSQIKLNTESKHESDSLHLQTILDIFVSEKDSHVEILDEENTDEDLIQFRSVLIFTKENASLKLHHYPFGGFRSKFFLHSHLMGKGSEVIVDGVSALSKRNLKDLDMEMIHHADHTNSKISYKTIVTDKSHHIFTGNLIIPPNLKKVVAHQESFNLSLNKKARAEANPKLEVLAEDVSCTHGATVGDIDEEQYFYLLSRGLSPEESKSLLVTAFYGETIHSIGFSEDIKVGLESKVHTILVGGK; encoded by the coding sequence ATGAATTCCTTACTCATCAAAAATCAATTTGTTTTAAACCAAGAGAAACGAAAAGAATTTTGTTCCTCGTTTCTTGGTAGTTGGAATGATATGACTCTACCGACAGAGAAGGACGAGACATACCGTAAGTTTCCAATTAGTTCCATTGATTGGAAAGAATTGGGTTTTGATCCATTTCAAAAAAATTCTATTCTGGATTCAAATCAAAAAAACTCTAGTCCAGATCTCTTACCAAGTCAAAAAATAGATGAAATCCTTACCTTAGTAAAAAACCACCTAGCAAAAGATTTTTTTAATTATGTTTCACTTCTCAATTCGAAGGAGATCGAGTTTTTGATTTGTGAAGATGGTCTAACGGAAGTGGATCGGAAATTGGTGGGAGATGCAGTACGTTCTTTAGTTCGGATTTTTTATATTCCGAGTGGGAAAACATCACAAATCAAACTTAATACTGAATCAAAACATGAATCTGATTCCCTTCATTTGCAAACAATCTTAGATATATTTGTTTCTGAAAAGGATTCTCATGTTGAAATTTTGGATGAAGAAAATACAGATGAGGACCTCATTCAATTTAGAAGTGTTCTGATTTTTACAAAAGAAAATGCATCTTTAAAACTTCATCATTATCCGTTTGGCGGATTCCGCTCAAAATTTTTCCTACACTCTCATTTAATGGGAAAAGGGTCAGAAGTGATTGTGGATGGAGTCTCTGCGCTTTCAAAGAGAAATTTAAAAGATTTGGATATGGAGATGATACACCATGCAGACCATACCAATAGTAAAATTAGTTATAAAACTATTGTAACTGACAAATCTCATCATATATTCACTGGGAATTTGATAATACCACCTAATTTGAAAAAGGTGGTTGCACACCAAGAATCATTTAATCTTTCACTCAACAAAAAAGCAAGAGCAGAAGCGAATCCAAAATTGGAAGTCCTTGCGGAAGATGTATCTTGCACACATGGCGCGACGGTTGGGGATATTGATGAAGAACAATACTTTTATTTATTGTCTAGGGGATTGAGTCCTGAAGAGTCAAAATCTCTCCTAGTCACTGCCTTTTACGGAGAAACTATTCATTCCATCGGATTTTCAGAGGATATAAAAGTTGGGTTAGAATCAAAGGTCCATACGATCCTTGTGGGAGGGAAATGA
- a CDS encoding cysteine desulfurase gives MSLDPYQLRLDFPILSQTLPNGKPLVYLDNGATSQKPLSVIQATNDYYAKENANIHRGVYYLSQHATELFERTRIKTSHFFQAQCAKAIIFTRGTTDAINLVAQTYGRVNVSEGDEIVLSVQEHHSNLVPWQMLAQEKKAFLKFIPILEDTTYDLSKLNEIITKRTKIVAISQMSNVTGTIHDLSKIIDRARQVGAKVLVDGAQAACHMPIHLVDMDVDFYAFSAHKMLGPTGVGVLFGKEEILEAMPPWLGGGDMIESVELQSSTYAALPAKLEAGTPNIAGVIGFSHALDYLQKVGMKQIKEHERMLTEYALERFQRIGGLRIFGTDNLDKRGGVISFTMDGIHPHDVGSILDEEGVSIRVGHHCCQPLMKQFQIPGTCRASFYFYNTKEDIDVLIQAIEKVKSIFGRVVRK, from the coding sequence ATGAGTTTAGATCCCTATCAACTGAGATTGGATTTTCCCATTCTGTCGCAAACCCTTCCAAATGGGAAACCACTTGTTTATTTAGACAATGGAGCTACCTCACAAAAACCTTTAAGTGTAATTCAGGCAACAAATGATTATTATGCGAAAGAAAATGCAAATATCCATAGGGGTGTGTATTATCTTTCCCAACATGCAACAGAATTGTTTGAACGGACTCGGATTAAAACATCTCATTTTTTCCAAGCCCAATGTGCAAAAGCAATTATCTTTACTCGTGGAACAACGGATGCAATCAATTTAGTTGCACAAACCTATGGTAGGGTGAATGTATCGGAAGGTGATGAGATTGTACTTTCGGTTCAGGAACACCATTCCAATTTGGTCCCATGGCAAATGTTGGCTCAGGAAAAAAAAGCATTTTTAAAGTTTATTCCAATCCTTGAAGACACTACTTACGACTTATCTAAGTTAAACGAAATCATAACGAAACGCACAAAAATTGTTGCGATTAGCCAAATGTCTAACGTAACAGGCACGATACATGACCTTTCGAAGATCATTGACCGAGCAAGGCAAGTGGGAGCTAAAGTGCTTGTTGACGGTGCACAGGCTGCCTGCCATATGCCTATCCATTTGGTGGATATGGATGTGGACTTCTACGCTTTTTCAGCCCATAAGATGCTTGGCCCAACTGGTGTTGGGGTTCTATTTGGAAAAGAAGAAATTCTAGAAGCAATGCCACCTTGGTTAGGTGGTGGAGATATGATTGAGTCTGTAGAACTTCAAAGTTCAACCTATGCAGCATTACCTGCAAAATTGGAAGCCGGAACTCCCAATATTGCTGGTGTCATTGGATTCTCACATGCTTTAGATTACCTACAAAAAGTAGGTATGAAACAAATCAAAGAACATGAAAGAATGTTAACAGAATATGCTTTGGAACGATTTCAAAGGATAGGTGGGCTAAGAATTTTCGGCACCGATAATTTAGACAAACGAGGTGGTGTGATTTCTTTTACCATGGATGGTATCCACCCTCATGATGTTGGATCAATCTTAGATGAAGAAGGTGTATCAATTCGTGTTGGTCATCACTGTTGCCAACCTTTGATGAAACAATTTCAAATTCCAGGAACCTGTCGTGCATCCTTTTACTTTTACAATACAAAAGAAGACATAGATGTGCTTATCCAAGCGATTGAAAAAGTGAAGTCTATATTTGGTCGTGTCGTTAGAAAATAA